In a single window of the Acetivibrio clariflavus DSM 19732 genome:
- a CDS encoding V-type ATP synthase subunit C: MSKAIKNKDTQYAYSVSRIRAIERKLLDKGKLDRMVEAKSPEEALKVLQEADYGNRDSDALNIYEYENLLKDENKKVYSLLKEIAPEPDVFDLFLISNDYHNIKVLLKSEFSGQDSDSLLIESGSIPADKLKAMVMDRNFTGMPAIMRTAVEECIHTYNKTLDPQVIDIILDKASFKQMKQISLNSGNTFIKDLVTLFIDLANIKIFLRVKALNKPWDFLQKVLIPDGSISSTVFTENLDNPLDSFIDALKFTSLGEFLEEGIESFKTTGSLTRFEKLSDNLILNYVKKSKYIALGIEPLVGYLMAKEMEIKNARIIMVGKINNISNEVIRERLREAYV; this comes from the coding sequence TTGTCAAAGGCTATTAAAAACAAGGATACCCAATATGCCTATTCGGTTTCAAGAATTCGTGCCATTGAACGTAAACTTTTAGATAAGGGAAAACTGGACAGAATGGTTGAGGCCAAATCCCCGGAAGAAGCCCTAAAAGTTCTTCAGGAGGCCGATTATGGCAACAGGGATTCTGATGCGTTAAATATTTATGAATACGAGAATCTCCTTAAAGATGAAAATAAAAAAGTATATAGCCTTTTGAAAGAAATTGCCCCCGAACCGGATGTTTTTGACTTGTTCCTGATATCTAACGACTATCACAACATAAAGGTCCTTCTGAAATCGGAGTTTTCCGGGCAGGATTCTGATAGTCTCCTTATAGAATCAGGCTCTATCCCGGCCGATAAATTGAAAGCAATGGTCATGGACAGAAACTTCACCGGTATGCCTGCTATTATGAGGACTGCAGTAGAAGAATGCATACACACCTATAATAAGACATTAGACCCTCAGGTTATTGATATAATTCTTGACAAGGCAAGTTTTAAGCAGATGAAGCAAATTTCCTTAAATTCCGGAAACACCTTTATCAAGGATCTTGTAACACTGTTTATTGACCTTGCCAATATAAAAATTTTTCTAAGAGTAAAAGCTCTAAATAAGCCTTGGGATTTCCTCCAGAAGGTTCTTATTCCGGACGGCAGCATAAGCAGTACGGTTTTCACTGAAAACTTGGATAATCCTTTGGATAGCTTTATTGATGCCTTGAAGTTTACTTCATTAGGTGAATTTTTGGAAGAAGGTATTGAGAGCTTCAAAACCACTGGATCACTGACCAGATTTGAAAAGCTGTCTGACAACCTAATTTTAAATTATGTGAAAAAATCCAAGTATATTGCCTTAGGTATCGAACCTCTTGTGGGATACTTAATGGCCAAGGAAATGGAAATAAAAAATGCACGAATTATAATGGTAGGTAAAATTAATAATATTTCTAATGAAGTAATAAGGGAAAGGCTGAGAGAAGCTTATGTATAA
- the pheA gene encoding prephenate dehydratase, with protein MLKIGFLGPKGTFSQEALLEYKKGEKDFVECAFNTFGEIINAVNKDEIDEGIVPIENSLEGAVNATLDTLATDVDLLIKAEIAIEVKQNLLVRKGTNIENIKYIISHPQPIGQCRNYLETNFNHAEIRFLYSTAEAARQVAECDFNMAAIGSLTAAKVYGLDVIAEGIQDSKNNYTRFVVVSKTAAEKAKNNKTSIVFSTEDKPGSLYRILDIFNLWDINMTRIESRPAKDKLGNYIFFVDLKGHIEDDDVRDALTMVKRKTSFYKFLGSYPEFVIK; from the coding sequence ATGTTAAAAATTGGATTTCTGGGACCAAAAGGTACTTTTTCTCAGGAAGCACTTCTTGAGTATAAAAAAGGTGAAAAGGATTTTGTTGAATGTGCATTTAATACCTTTGGGGAAATTATTAATGCGGTAAATAAAGATGAAATTGATGAAGGGATAGTGCCCATTGAGAATTCATTGGAAGGGGCTGTTAATGCCACATTGGACACCCTTGCCACTGATGTCGATCTGTTAATAAAGGCAGAGATAGCTATTGAAGTAAAACAAAATCTTTTAGTCAGAAAAGGGACAAATATTGAAAATATAAAGTATATAATTTCCCATCCGCAACCCATAGGTCAGTGCAGAAATTATCTTGAAACCAACTTTAATCATGCGGAGATAAGATTTTTATACAGTACGGCAGAAGCAGCAAGGCAGGTAGCTGAATGTGATTTTAACATGGCTGCAATAGGGTCTCTTACTGCAGCGAAAGTGTATGGGCTTGATGTAATTGCAGAAGGAATCCAGGACAGCAAAAATAATTATACTCGTTTTGTCGTGGTATCAAAAACTGCCGCTGAGAAAGCAAAAAATAATAAGACTTCAATAGTTTTTTCAACGGAAGATAAACCGGGAAGTTTGTATAGAATATTGGATATTTTTAATTTGTGGGATATAAATATGACAAGAATTGAATCGAGACCTGCAAAGGACAAACTTGGCAATTACATATTTTTTGTAGATCTAAAAGGTCATATAGAAGATGATGATGTTAGGGATGCTTTGACTATGGTGAAAAGAAAGACTTCTTTCTATAAATTTCTGGGCTCTTATCCTGAATTTGTTATAAAGTGA
- a CDS encoding WG repeat-containing protein, with amino-acid sequence MKRYRRIFIIFCILFVFTSCSVNGGRKSENIVIKSNDTNQDYFVFIKYRNFWFQSNKYGYMNSKGEVVISPYFEYAEDFVDGMAKVKTNNGYGIIDKSGRYILQPIYSGCKLLGNGLISYKAYKWKLKDKEGKEVGDLEFDDIMKFSEGLAAVKINNKWGFINTDGELVIEPIYDFAANFENSLCAVQLNDRWGLIDIYGNEIVEPSFQDRLWVADDYILVEGNNGKWGYLNNRGEQVIDYKFEKAHSFGEGLALVYEEGKWGYIDKQGNFAIKPDFDEANEFANGLARVKKDNKFYYINKEGTIVKETDMYYTEMYDFNEQMAAIVKDGKYGFINENMEIVVEPEYDDYKNFSEGFGIVGKKIEGSYDTIYGYVDKAGKWLVEPSFTDAEPFKDGLARVWKSGMMGYIDSKGNFVYKPWNY; translated from the coding sequence ATGAAAAGATATAGGAGAATATTTATAATTTTTTGCATCCTGTTTGTATTTACTTCATGCAGTGTGAATGGTGGCCGAAAATCGGAAAATATTGTTATTAAGAGTAATGATACAAATCAGGATTACTTTGTATTTATAAAGTATAGGAATTTTTGGTTTCAGTCCAATAAATATGGATATATGAACTCAAAGGGAGAAGTAGTTATCTCCCCCTATTTTGAATATGCGGAAGATTTTGTTGATGGAATGGCAAAAGTGAAGACCAATAACGGCTATGGAATAATAGACAAGAGTGGGAGATATATTTTGCAGCCAATTTATAGCGGCTGTAAACTTCTTGGAAATGGCCTTATATCCTATAAAGCTTATAAATGGAAATTGAAAGATAAAGAGGGTAAAGAAGTCGGTGATCTTGAATTTGATGATATTATGAAGTTTTCTGAAGGGCTTGCCGCTGTGAAGATAAATAATAAATGGGGATTTATAAATACTGATGGGGAACTGGTAATTGAGCCTATTTATGATTTTGCAGCAAATTTTGAGAATTCTTTATGTGCTGTACAATTAAATGATAGATGGGGACTAATTGACATTTATGGTAATGAGATAGTGGAGCCTAGTTTTCAAGATAGACTCTGGGTGGCGGATGATTATATTTTAGTAGAAGGTAATAATGGGAAATGGGGATATCTAAACAATAGAGGGGAACAAGTTATAGATTATAAATTTGAAAAAGCTCATTCTTTTGGTGAAGGTCTTGCACTTGTTTATGAAGAAGGGAAATGGGGATATATTGACAAACAGGGGAACTTTGCAATAAAACCGGATTTTGATGAGGCTAATGAGTTTGCTAATGGATTGGCACGAGTAAAAAAAGATAATAAGTTTTACTACATTAATAAGGAAGGTACAATTGTTAAAGAAACAGATATGTACTATACAGAGATGTATGATTTTAATGAACAAATGGCTGCTATAGTGAAAGACGGAAAGTATGGGTTTATTAATGAAAACATGGAAATAGTAGTTGAGCCTGAATATGATGATTATAAGAATTTTAGCGAGGGTTTTGGAATTGTCGGAAAGAAAATTGAAGGAAGTTATGATACCATATATGGTTATGTTGATAAAGCAGGAAAGTGGTTAGTAGAACCTTCTTTTACAGATGCAGAACCTTTTAAAGATGGATTAGCAAGGGTTTGGAAGTCAGGTATGATGGGTTATATCGATTCAAAAGGAAATTTTGTGTACAAGCCTTGGAATTATTAA
- a CDS encoding V-type ATP synthase subunit I has product MAIVKMSKLSLIGLESDKEKILDILMNMGVVEISESLEKLSSEEWKDLVVQDGDSEKVAILDDKINKVKWAIEYLSKFSSKKKGLFSEKRCIDKNEYNMTIQNIDKLSSIVESIHKYNDQLAYLKSEKNKYANLILSLEPWQQLTIPLNVTSTLTTTILIGIVPHTSTSDRLKEDLISEAPESYFELISSDGQQNYILVIYHNSCEENILKVLKRYNFSKVVFKELEGTVKSNIDRAQKNITRIDKECEKVEKEVSEFAKYKDDLEILHDHLLIERDRVKVLDNLLKTSRVFYLEGWFPSELGEKLKTKINSQVECFLEITEPDKDEDFPILLKNKKLVQPFEAITEMYSLPSTKDVDPTFLMAPFYCFFFGMMVSDAAYGIVMALITGIILLKYKLQGTMGKMIKLLFFCGISTVAWGAMFGGWFGDILPLISGGKLNIPPIWFNPLDNPMKLLIWSMVFGGVHLFTGMGIKAYMLIKEEKIFDAIFDIGSWYILLIGVALLLVGGTPAQVGKYMAIVGAAMLVLTQGRDSKNIIKRLLSGVLSLYNITGYLSDVLSYSRLLALGLGTGVIASVINTLGTLFGLNPLGIIILIIVFIIGHTFNLAINALGAYVHTSRLQYVEFFGKFYEGGGKRFEPFKKNTKYITLNDKEAV; this is encoded by the coding sequence ATGGCAATAGTTAAAATGAGCAAACTTTCTCTAATTGGCCTTGAATCGGATAAGGAAAAAATTTTAGATATCCTTATGAACATGGGAGTAGTAGAAATATCCGAAAGTTTAGAAAAACTCTCATCTGAAGAGTGGAAGGATTTAGTGGTCCAAGATGGAGACAGTGAAAAAGTTGCTATTTTAGACGACAAAATTAACAAAGTCAAATGGGCTATAGAATATCTTTCCAAGTTTTCATCAAAGAAGAAGGGACTTTTTTCAGAGAAAAGATGTATAGATAAAAACGAATATAACATGACCATACAAAATATCGATAAGCTTTCTTCCATTGTTGAAAGTATTCATAAATATAATGATCAACTGGCATACTTAAAATCGGAAAAAAACAAATATGCTAATCTGATTTTAAGTTTAGAACCATGGCAGCAATTGACCATTCCTCTCAATGTGACTTCAACTTTAACAACAACAATACTGATAGGCATTGTACCCCATACCTCGACTTCTGACAGGTTAAAAGAAGACCTCATAAGCGAGGCCCCTGAGAGTTATTTTGAATTAATAAGCTCTGACGGTCAACAAAATTATATTCTTGTAATCTATCACAATTCCTGTGAAGAAAATATTCTTAAAGTTCTGAAACGGTATAACTTTTCAAAGGTGGTTTTCAAAGAACTTGAAGGCACTGTCAAAAGTAATATTGATCGTGCCCAAAAGAATATTACCCGTATTGACAAGGAATGTGAAAAGGTAGAAAAAGAGGTTTCCGAATTCGCCAAATACAAAGACGATTTGGAAATACTTCATGATCATCTGCTAATTGAGAGGGACAGGGTTAAAGTATTGGACAATCTGCTTAAAACCAGTCGAGTTTTTTATCTTGAAGGATGGTTCCCTTCTGAGCTTGGTGAAAAGCTTAAAACCAAGATAAACAGTCAGGTAGAATGCTTTCTGGAAATAACCGAACCGGATAAAGATGAAGATTTCCCTATACTTTTGAAAAACAAAAAACTGGTTCAGCCATTTGAGGCAATTACTGAAATGTACAGTTTACCCAGTACTAAAGACGTAGATCCAACTTTTCTTATGGCACCTTTTTACTGCTTCTTCTTTGGAATGATGGTCAGTGACGCCGCTTACGGCATAGTAATGGCATTAATTACCGGAATAATTCTGCTAAAATACAAACTTCAGGGAACCATGGGAAAGATGATAAAGCTCCTTTTCTTCTGTGGGATATCCACCGTTGCGTGGGGAGCTATGTTCGGCGGATGGTTTGGAGATATACTTCCTCTTATATCGGGCGGAAAACTAAATATACCGCCTATATGGTTCAATCCGTTAGACAACCCTATGAAACTTCTCATCTGGTCCATGGTATTTGGAGGTGTTCACCTGTTTACCGGCATGGGTATCAAAGCCTATATGCTTATAAAAGAGGAAAAGATCTTTGATGCAATATTTGATATCGGTTCCTGGTATATCCTGTTAATAGGTGTAGCACTTCTTTTGGTTGGAGGCACTCCTGCACAGGTAGGTAAATACATGGCAATAGTCGGTGCAGCAATGCTTGTTTTAACACAGGGCAGAGACAGCAAAAATATTATTAAAAGGCTGTTGTCCGGTGTACTTAGCCTGTATAATATAACCGGTTATTTAAGCGATGTTCTATCCTACTCAAGACTTTTAGCTTTAGGTCTCGGTACCGGAGTTATTGCCTCGGTTATAAATACCTTAGGTACATTGTTTGGATTAAATCCTTTAGGAATAATAATCTTGATAATTGTCTTTATTATAGGACACACTTTCAACCTGGCTATCAATGCCCTTGGTGCCTACGTACACACCAGCCGTCTGCAGTATGTTGAGTTTTTCGGTAAGTTTTATGAGGGTGGAGGCAAACGCTTTGAACCCTTTAAAAAGAATACAAAATATATTACATTAAATGACAAGGAGGCAGTTTAA
- a CDS encoding V-type ATP synthase subunit F produces the protein MYKIGVIGDKDSILGFKAVGMSVFPVTTPSEAQETLERIAEEQYAVIYITEHIAKDIVKTIEKYNERRFPAIIPIPGNQGSLGIGMSSIKKSVERAVGADILFRDN, from the coding sequence ATGTATAAAATAGGAGTTATCGGTGATAAAGATAGTATTTTAGGCTTTAAAGCCGTTGGTATGTCTGTATTCCCTGTAACCACACCATCTGAGGCACAGGAAACGTTGGAAAGAATAGCCGAAGAGCAGTATGCAGTTATATACATAACAGAGCATATTGCCAAAGATATTGTAAAGACCATTGAAAAATACAATGAAAGAAGATTTCCTGCCATAATACCCATTCCAGGCAATCAAGGGTCTTTGGGAATTGGTATGAGCAGTATTAAAAAAAGCGTTGAACGTGCCGTTGGTGCGGATATATTATTTAGAGACAACTAA
- the adhE gene encoding bifunctional acetaldehyde-CoA/alcohol dehydrogenase yields the protein MIMKEAIREKDRTIDIKMEIDKLVDKAQAALERFMGFDQDKIDTIVKEMAMAGLDEHMRLAKMAIEETGRGVFEDKSIKNIFATEYIYHSIKYDKTVGVIRENDYEDYIEVAEPVGVIAAVTPVTNPTSTTMFKSLIAIKTRNPIIFAFHPSAQKCSAEAARIVRDAAIKAGAPEDCIQWIEQPSIEATQMLMNHPKVALVLATGGAGMVQAAYSTGKPALGVGPGNVPCYIEKTADVKRAATDLILSKTFDNGMICASEQAVIVDKAISKEFEKFMKENKCYFLNAEETKKLEKTAIDEVKCAMNPAVVGQPAYKIAKMAGFEVPEDTKILISKLNGVGPEYPLSREKLSPILAYYVVDGWEQGIRIAEEMVEFGGLGHSAVIHSEDKNVIDEFARRIKAGRLIINSPSTHGAIGDIYNTNMPSLTLGCGSFGRNSTTANVSAVNLINKKRVARRRVNMQWFKIPEKIYFQFGSTQYLEKMPDISKAFIVTDPYMVKLGYVDRVLYYLRKRHDYVHCEIFSEVEPDPSVDTVLKGYNLMKKFQPDVIIALGGGSAIDAAKGMWLYYENPETDFDSLRLKFMDIRKRVFKFPKLGKKAKFVAIPTTSGTGSEVTSFAVITDRKNNTKYPLADYELTPDVAIIDPEFVMTVPPSVTADTGMDVLTHAIEAYVSVMASDFTDGLAIKAIQLVFEYLPRSYKNGNDKLAREKMHNASCIAGMAFTNAFLGINHSLAHKLGGEFHIPHGRANAILLPHVIEYNASKPSKFVSFPKYETFIADKKYAEIAKALGLPASTVEEGVQSLIKAIKDLMKELNLPMTIAECKVDKKEFLSKVPMLAEKAFEDQCTTANPRLPLVKELEEIYIKAYGL from the coding sequence ATGATTATGAAAGAAGCTATTAGGGAGAAAGACAGAACAATTGATATAAAGATGGAAATAGACAAACTGGTGGATAAAGCACAGGCTGCACTGGAAAGGTTCATGGGATTTGACCAGGATAAAATTGATACCATAGTAAAAGAGATGGCTATGGCAGGCCTTGATGAACACATGAGACTTGCAAAGATGGCTATTGAGGAGACCGGCAGGGGTGTGTTTGAAGACAAGAGCATAAAGAATATATTTGCAACTGAATACATCTATCACAGCATTAAATATGACAAGACAGTTGGAGTAATAAGAGAAAATGATTATGAAGACTATATTGAAGTGGCAGAACCTGTAGGAGTTATTGCCGCAGTTACCCCGGTTACCAATCCTACTTCAACCACCATGTTTAAATCCTTAATTGCAATAAAAACGAGAAACCCTATTATATTTGCATTTCATCCTTCGGCTCAGAAATGCAGCGCGGAAGCAGCAAGAATTGTAAGAGATGCTGCCATTAAGGCCGGTGCCCCGGAAGATTGCATTCAATGGATTGAACAGCCTTCCATAGAAGCTACCCAGATGCTCATGAATCATCCAAAGGTTGCGTTGGTTCTTGCAACAGGAGGTGCTGGAATGGTTCAGGCTGCATATAGCACCGGTAAACCAGCTCTAGGTGTTGGGCCGGGCAATGTTCCATGCTATATTGAAAAAACTGCGGATGTAAAAAGAGCAGCTACCGACCTCATTCTTTCAAAGACTTTTGACAACGGAATGATTTGTGCCTCAGAGCAAGCTGTAATTGTAGACAAGGCAATAAGCAAAGAATTTGAAAAGTTCATGAAGGAAAATAAATGTTATTTCTTAAATGCAGAGGAGACAAAGAAACTGGAAAAAACCGCGATTGATGAGGTTAAATGTGCAATGAATCCGGCAGTGGTGGGTCAGCCGGCTTATAAAATTGCTAAAATGGCAGGTTTTGAGGTGCCTGAAGATACAAAAATACTGATTTCAAAGCTTAATGGCGTTGGACCTGAGTACCCGCTTTCAAGGGAGAAATTGAGTCCCATCCTAGCATATTATGTTGTTGACGGCTGGGAACAGGGAATAAGGATTGCCGAGGAAATGGTTGAGTTTGGCGGGCTTGGACACTCTGCAGTTATTCATTCCGAAGATAAGAATGTAATAGATGAATTTGCAAGAAGAATCAAAGCAGGAAGACTTATTATAAATTCTCCTTCAACCCATGGTGCAATTGGAGATATTTACAATACAAACATGCCGTCTCTGACATTAGGCTGCGGATCTTTTGGAAGGAATTCTACAACAGCCAATGTTTCCGCGGTAAACCTTATTAATAAGAAGAGAGTGGCAAGGAGAAGGGTCAATATGCAGTGGTTTAAAATTCCTGAGAAAATATATTTCCAGTTCGGTTCAACTCAATATCTTGAAAAAATGCCCGATATATCAAAGGCGTTTATTGTGACAGACCCTTATATGGTTAAGTTAGGTTATGTTGATAGAGTTCTGTATTACTTGAGAAAGAGACATGACTATGTTCATTGCGAGATATTCTCGGAGGTTGAGCCCGATCCCTCTGTAGATACGGTATTAAAGGGCTACAATTTGATGAAAAAGTTCCAACCCGATGTTATTATTGCTTTAGGTGGAGGTTCGGCAATTGATGCAGCCAAGGGAATGTGGCTCTATTATGAAAATCCTGAGACTGATTTTGATTCATTGAGACTAAAATTTATGGATATAAGAAAAAGGGTGTTTAAATTCCCTAAACTCGGTAAGAAAGCTAAGTTTGTTGCAATACCCACCACATCGGGAACAGGCTCGGAAGTGACATCTTTTGCAGTTATTACCGACAGGAAGAATAATACAAAGTATCCACTTGCCGATTATGAACTTACACCGGATGTTGCTATTATTGATCCTGAATTTGTAATGACTGTTCCGCCATCGGTTACAGCCGATACCGGTATGGATGTTTTGACCCATGCTATAGAGGCTTATGTTTCGGTGATGGCTTCAGATTTTACAGATGGTTTGGCAATCAAAGCTATACAGTTGGTTTTTGAGTATTTGCCAAGGTCATATAAGAATGGAAACGATAAATTGGCAAGAGAAAAAATGCACAATGCTTCATGTATAGCGGGAATGGCCTTTACTAACGCATTCTTGGGTATAAACCACAGTCTTGCCCATAAATTAGGCGGCGAGTTTCATATTCCTCACGGAAGGGCAAATGCGATACTATTACCTCATGTGATAGAATACAATGCATCAAAACCGAGCAAGTTTGTATCCTTCCCGAAATATGAGACTTTCATCGCCGACAAGAAATATGCCGAGATAGCAAAGGCATTAGGTTTACCGGCATCTACTGTTGAAGAAGGAGTACAAAGCCTCATTAAAGCAATAAAGGATTTGATGAAAGAGTTAAATCTTCCTATGACTATTGCAGAATGCAAAGTTGACAAAAAGGAATTTTTGTCAAAGGTTCCGATGCTTGCTGAAAAGGCTTTTGAAGACCAGTGCACCACAGCCAACCCTAGATTGCCATTAGTTAAGGAACTTGAGGAAATTTACATTAAAGCTTATGGCTTATAA
- a CDS encoding MazG-like family protein: MALLDKEIDITRNIKIIEWLKSELLTDVANLFKALINGVREEVHEVVSDTLANIILICYLLGRRLGISYNSIELKIENKIKLGLIENHDVEKYYGDLSELSRHLNSSRIKNNK, translated from the coding sequence ATGGCTTTGTTGGACAAGGAGATTGACATAACCAGAAATATAAAAATAATAGAGTGGCTGAAGAGCGAGCTTTTGACAGATGTTGCAAACCTTTTTAAAGCTTTGATAAATGGTGTTAGAGAAGAAGTACATGAAGTTGTTTCCGATACATTGGCAAATATAATTTTGATATGTTATCTGTTGGGAAGACGTTTAGGTATAAGTTATAATTCAATTGAATTAAAAATTGAGAACAAGATTAAGCTTGGATTGATTGAAAATCATGATGTGGAAAAATATTATGGTGATTTGTCCGAACTGTCAAGACATTTAAATAGTTCAAGGATAAAAAACAATAAGTAG
- a CDS encoding V-type ATP synthase subunit E — MSGAEKIQAKILEEARAVAEANLNRAKEEAANMIKAATEEAEAKKKQIIEKAELEAAEIKKRIISIAELEARKQKLKAKQEVVDEAFDLALKKLINLPDDEYQSVLTKMISFCVKTGNEEILLSSRDKQRLSPGFLDDLNKALQQKGMPANLKISDETRDITGGFILKSGDVEINNSFEAIIRMNRDDIEPEVIKSLF; from the coding sequence ATGTCAGGTGCGGAAAAAATACAAGCAAAAATTCTTGAGGAAGCTCGTGCTGTCGCAGAAGCCAATCTCAATAGGGCTAAGGAAGAGGCTGCAAACATGATTAAAGCTGCTACTGAGGAAGCAGAGGCTAAAAAAAAGCAAATAATAGAGAAAGCCGAGCTGGAAGCTGCAGAAATTAAAAAAAGAATTATTTCCATTGCCGAACTTGAAGCAAGAAAGCAAAAGCTTAAGGCAAAACAGGAAGTTGTTGATGAGGCTTTTGATCTTGCACTAAAAAAACTTATCAATCTTCCTGACGACGAATACCAAAGTGTTCTTACCAAGATGATATCTTTCTGTGTAAAAACCGGTAATGAAGAAATATTATTATCGTCAAGGGACAAACAAAGATTGTCCCCCGGTTTTTTAGATGATTTAAATAAGGCACTTCAACAAAAAGGAATGCCGGCGAACCTGAAGATATCCGACGAAACAAGGGATATCACCGGTGGGTTTATATTAAAATCCGGAGATGTAGAAATCAACAACTCCTTTGAAGCAATAATAAGAATGAATCGTGACGATATAGAGCCGGAAGTAATCAAGAGTCTGTTTTAG
- a CDS encoding AI-2E family transporter, protein MWFNHKFFKYGSGILLTLLIIYMFGKIDFFLLPFKKLVAAIFAPILASIILYYILRPLVRILEKIRIPKTVSILLSFLISIFIIVLIVKNIGVIIVQQFNSLMNLLYKNFDISIFSNNTFFDSSIIQSLPIDELKKRALQILDSLMNSSKNFFMGFLSTVTNISTIIIMIPFILFYFLKDDKEFVRKFISFFPKKYAPEVRKVLIDIDRVLSSYLVGQMTVALADGILMYIGYLIIRIKYPLILSVFVTITAMIPFFGPYIGIVPAIFVALTMNPWMALKVFLLQTIVQQIDGNFIAPQIMKQKLNIHPVTVILLLMIGSALYGFVGLLIIVPVYSALIVTLKNIYRIYKTEKLNHSKLKPTK, encoded by the coding sequence ATGTGGTTCAATCATAAATTCTTCAAGTATGGATCAGGCATACTTCTCACTTTACTTATAATATATATGTTTGGCAAAATAGATTTCTTTCTTTTGCCTTTCAAGAAGCTGGTAGCAGCGATATTTGCACCCATTCTTGCATCAATTATACTATACTATATACTAAGACCCCTCGTAAGAATACTGGAGAAAATAAGAATACCCAAAACCGTTTCCATTCTTCTATCTTTTTTGATTTCAATTTTTATTATTGTGTTAATTGTAAAAAATATAGGCGTTATAATAGTTCAGCAGTTCAACTCTCTTATGAACCTATTGTATAAAAACTTTGATATTTCTATATTTTCAAATAATACGTTTTTTGACAGCAGTATCATTCAATCCTTACCTATAGATGAACTTAAGAAAAGAGCCCTGCAGATTTTAGACAGCCTCATGAATAGTTCTAAAAATTTCTTTATGGGCTTTCTCTCAACGGTTACAAATATAAGTACAATAATTATAATGATTCCTTTTATACTCTTTTACTTTCTCAAAGACGATAAAGAATTTGTCAGAAAATTTATATCGTTTTTTCCTAAAAAATACGCACCCGAAGTTCGAAAAGTGCTTATAGATATAGACAGAGTACTTTCCTCTTATCTTGTAGGACAAATGACCGTGGCTTTAGCTGATGGAATTCTTATGTACATTGGTTACCTTATAATCAGAATAAAATATCCTTTGATTTTGTCTGTTTTTGTGACAATTACAGCTATGATTCCCTTTTTTGGCCCGTACATAGGAATTGTCCCTGCAATTTTTGTTGCACTGACAATGAATCCATGGATGGCTCTGAAGGTTTTCCTGCTTCAAACAATTGTGCAACAAATAGACGGAAATTTTATAGCACCGCAAATTATGAAGCAAAAGCTCAATATACATCCCGTTACCGTTATACTCCTTCTTATGATAGGATCGGCTCTATACGGTTTTGTAGGTCTGTTGATAATTGTACCGGTTTATTCAGCTTTAATAGTAACGCTAAAAAATATATACAGAATTTATAAAACGGAAAAACTAAACCATAGCAAATTAAAACCTACCAAATAA
- a CDS encoding V-type ATP synthase subunit K, which produces MDWIAYLFNGNFLALAGAALAVILAGIGSAKGVGLVGEAAAGLVTEDPKKFGQTLLLQALPGTQGIYGLLTAFVILNKIGIVGGNYVELTTQQGFYFLAASLPIAFVGLFSAINQGRAAAAGIGIIAKRPEELSKAIMYAAMVETYAVLALLASILMVTGIKL; this is translated from the coding sequence ATGGATTGGATAGCATATTTATTTAACGGTAATTTTCTTGCATTGGCAGGTGCAGCTTTAGCTGTAATTCTGGCCGGTATAGGTTCGGCAAAAGGTGTAGGACTTGTGGGTGAAGCCGCTGCAGGTCTTGTAACCGAAGACCCGAAAAAATTCGGCCAAACTTTGCTTTTGCAAGCTCTTCCCGGAACACAGGGTATATATGGATTGCTTACAGCTTTCGTTATCCTAAATAAAATAGGTATCGTAGGCGGAAATTATGTAGAACTCACAACACAACAAGGTTTCTATTTCTTAGCTGCTTCGCTTCCGATAGCTTTTGTCGGTCTTTTTTCAGCCATTAATCAAGGTAGGGCTGCTGCTGCAGGTATAGGAATCATAGCTAAAAGACCGGAAGAATTGTCAAAAGCCATCATGTACGCAGCCATGGTTGAAACCTATGCGGTTTTAGCACTGCTTGCCTCAATATTGATGGTAACCGGAATCAAATTATAA